From Cryptosporangium minutisporangium, a single genomic window includes:
- a CDS encoding glycosyltransferase: protein MKVLVLTLGTRGDVQPFVALARGLQQRGHQAVVAAPERLAGLATGNGVQFAALDDGPLRVLDTSSVVGDVAAGGARAKIRLMRQLPAMFTGVLDDCWQVASTGAGAGADVIVHNGQVIAGQHVAEKLGIPAVLALPMPMYVPTRQFPWPGQVHRAPHRTSPPTALRPHRPAR, encoded by the coding sequence GTGAAGGTTCTGGTTCTGACGCTCGGCACCCGCGGCGACGTGCAGCCGTTCGTAGCTCTGGCTCGTGGGCTGCAGCAGCGCGGTCACCAGGCGGTGGTGGCGGCACCGGAACGGCTCGCCGGTCTGGCGACCGGCAATGGTGTGCAGTTCGCCGCCCTCGATGACGGCCCGTTACGGGTTCTGGATACCAGCTCCGTGGTGGGCGATGTCGCCGCTGGCGGGGCGCGCGCGAAGATCCGCTTGATGCGGCAGTTGCCCGCGATGTTCACCGGCGTTCTGGACGACTGTTGGCAGGTGGCCTCGACCGGGGCGGGCGCCGGCGCGGACGTCATCGTGCACAACGGTCAGGTGATCGCCGGGCAGCACGTGGCGGAGAAGTTGGGCATACCCGCGGTGCTTGCTTTGCCCATGCCGATGTACGTACCCACCCGACAGTTCCCGTGGCCTGGCCAGGTGCACCGGGCCCCTCACCGAACATCGCCGCCGACAGCCCTGAGACCACACCGACCCGCCCGCTGA
- a CDS encoding ABC transporter ATP-binding protein, whose amino-acid sequence MTAPPPSGMPPDAGTAAPDAAPRAAAALAVRIAWLASPRTVLLLAAAALVGAAAPVAVTWLTRGVIDQIVAGGAIGPLVTLATGLALAGVATATLPQLDQFLQAELNRGASLVAIDRLHGSVGRLTGMVRFEQPAFLDRLQVAVMSEQGPAEIVAGGLGAARSMLALAGFLVSLVLISPVMAIVVVVAAIPVLFAELALSRRRACMTFTISPVERRELFYRDLLLRANAAKETRLFGIAGFLQRRMLTERRKADRARRAVDRRELFVQGGLALLGAVVAGGGLVWAVRASRQGELSIGDVALFIGATAGVQSALATAIGQFTLLHQKFLIFDHFRAVVTGPTDLPIAAHPRPVPPLREGIELRDVWFRYTPDAPWALRGVTLTIPVGRATALVGRNGSGKSTLIKLLCRFYDPERGAVYWDGIDLRQLDPASLRKRVTAVFQDFVEYDLTAAENIGLGDVTAIDDDDRIRTAAQQAGIDDELAGLPAGYQTLLSRIFMTEADREDPTTGVVLSGGQWQRLAVARAFMRDGRDLMILDEPSSGLDAEAEYRIHAGLQRHRAGRTSVLISHRLGSIRNADAIVVLDDGAVVEEGTHADLMNAGGTYAHLFTLQATGYLDDQVDQFDNRATAEAAS is encoded by the coding sequence GTGACCGCACCGCCACCCAGCGGGATGCCACCCGACGCCGGAACGGCGGCGCCGGACGCGGCGCCGCGCGCGGCCGCGGCGCTGGCCGTCCGCATCGCCTGGCTGGCCTCTCCCCGCACCGTGCTGCTGCTGGCCGCCGCGGCGCTGGTCGGGGCCGCGGCTCCGGTCGCCGTCACCTGGTTGACGCGGGGCGTGATCGACCAGATCGTCGCCGGCGGAGCGATCGGGCCCCTCGTGACGCTCGCCACCGGCCTGGCGCTCGCCGGCGTCGCCACCGCGACGCTTCCGCAGCTGGACCAGTTCCTGCAGGCCGAGTTGAACCGCGGGGCGAGCCTGGTCGCGATCGACCGGCTGCACGGGTCGGTGGGTCGCTTGACCGGGATGGTCCGCTTCGAGCAACCCGCGTTCCTCGACCGGCTGCAGGTGGCGGTGATGTCCGAGCAGGGTCCCGCGGAGATCGTCGCCGGTGGGCTCGGCGCGGCTCGGTCGATGCTCGCGCTGGCTGGGTTCCTGGTGTCGCTCGTGCTGATCAGCCCGGTGATGGCGATCGTCGTGGTGGTGGCCGCCATCCCGGTGCTCTTCGCCGAGCTGGCTCTCTCGCGGCGGCGGGCGTGCATGACGTTCACGATCAGCCCGGTCGAGCGCCGTGAGCTGTTCTACCGCGATCTGCTGCTGCGCGCCAACGCCGCCAAAGAGACCCGGCTCTTCGGCATCGCGGGCTTCCTCCAGAGGCGAATGCTCACCGAGCGCCGCAAGGCGGACCGCGCGCGGCGCGCCGTCGATCGCCGTGAGCTCTTCGTACAGGGCGGGTTGGCTCTCCTCGGCGCCGTGGTCGCCGGCGGTGGTTTGGTGTGGGCGGTCCGTGCGTCCCGGCAGGGTGAACTGTCGATCGGTGACGTCGCGCTGTTCATCGGTGCGACCGCCGGAGTGCAGAGCGCGCTGGCGACCGCGATCGGTCAGTTCACGCTGCTCCACCAGAAGTTCCTGATCTTCGATCACTTCCGCGCCGTGGTGACCGGCCCCACCGACCTCCCGATCGCCGCGCATCCCCGGCCGGTCCCGCCGCTGCGGGAGGGCATCGAACTGCGCGACGTGTGGTTCCGGTACACCCCGGACGCCCCCTGGGCGCTGCGGGGAGTCACGCTCACGATCCCCGTCGGCCGAGCGACCGCGCTCGTCGGGCGAAACGGTTCCGGAAAGAGCACGCTGATCAAATTGCTCTGCCGTTTCTACGACCCGGAACGGGGCGCGGTGTACTGGGACGGCATCGACCTGCGCCAACTGGACCCGGCCTCGCTGCGGAAGCGGGTCACGGCCGTGTTCCAGGACTTCGTGGAGTACGACCTGACCGCGGCGGAGAACATCGGCCTCGGCGACGTGACGGCGATCGACGACGACGACCGGATCCGGACCGCGGCGCAGCAGGCCGGTATCGACGACGAACTCGCCGGCCTCCCGGCCGGCTATCAGACGCTGCTGTCGCGGATCTTCATGACCGAGGCCGACCGCGAGGATCCCACCACCGGGGTGGTCCTCTCCGGCGGTCAGTGGCAGCGGCTCGCGGTCGCCCGCGCATTCATGCGCGACGGCCGCGACCTGATGATCCTGGACGAGCCGTCGTCCGGCCTGGACGCCGAGGCGGAGTACCGCATCCATGCCGGACTGCAGCGGCACCGCGCCGGGCGCACCAGCGTGCTCATCTCCCACCGTCTCGGCTCGATCCGGAACGCCGACGCCATCGTGGTGCTGGACGACGGCGCCGTCGTGGAGGAGGGCACGCACGCCGACCTGATGAACGCCGGCGGGACCTATGCTCACCTGTTCACGCTGCAAGCCACCGGCTACCTGGACGACCAGGTGGACCAGTTCGACAACCGGGCGACGGCCGAGGCGGCATCGTGA
- a CDS encoding MFS transporter gives MRASLGVTAGQASWAFSVFTCTFLALSGVTGKLADRHGPRPLLAAGGLLIAAGLALTAAAGHIAQAVLGYVAVGVGVSCVYVPAVANVGAWFVRHRVHAIGIAVTGIGVGTIVGPIVTAALVEAIGWRRSELWLGIAVLLVLLACARATPVAARDDRAVVVWPVRHLAGDCMFRLLYASGFAMGLVLYVPFVFVAPMAVQSGATAIRAAALISVIGFASTAARILFGLVAGRCGVVTAYKATIVAIWASFLILIPARSFPGLLAFALLFGAGYGGNIALMPAMLGHYYGVNSLGTVTGAMLTSAGVGALLGAPLFGLIVGASGGYLLPTAVTFAIVTIGSIGQVLLPRRHPASSLS, from the coding sequence ATGCGAGCATCGCTGGGCGTCACCGCGGGCCAGGCCAGCTGGGCCTTCTCGGTCTTCACGTGCACCTTTCTCGCGCTCAGCGGAGTGACCGGAAAGCTCGCCGACCGCCACGGTCCGCGGCCCTTGCTCGCGGCCGGCGGGCTACTCATCGCAGCCGGTCTGGCGCTCACCGCAGCGGCCGGACACATCGCGCAGGCCGTCCTGGGCTATGTGGCCGTCGGCGTCGGCGTCAGTTGCGTCTACGTGCCGGCGGTCGCGAACGTCGGCGCCTGGTTCGTCCGCCACCGGGTGCACGCCATCGGAATCGCAGTGACCGGCATCGGCGTCGGCACGATAGTCGGCCCGATCGTGACCGCGGCGCTGGTAGAGGCGATCGGGTGGCGTCGTTCCGAGTTGTGGCTCGGCATCGCCGTCCTGCTGGTGCTGCTGGCGTGCGCGAGGGCCACGCCGGTCGCCGCGCGCGATGACCGTGCCGTCGTCGTCTGGCCGGTCCGCCATCTGGCGGGCGACTGCATGTTTCGGCTGCTCTACGCCTCCGGGTTCGCGATGGGACTCGTCCTCTACGTGCCGTTCGTGTTCGTCGCCCCAATGGCCGTGCAGTCCGGCGCCACCGCCATTCGTGCGGCGGCGCTGATCAGCGTCATCGGGTTCGCCAGCACCGCGGCACGGATCCTGTTCGGCCTGGTGGCGGGAAGGTGTGGTGTGGTCACCGCATACAAGGCGACGATCGTTGCGATCTGGGCGAGCTTTCTGATCCTCATACCGGCCCGGTCATTCCCGGGGCTACTGGCATTCGCACTGCTATTCGGCGCCGGCTACGGCGGCAACATCGCGCTCATGCCGGCGATGCTCGGCCACTACTACGGTGTGAACAGCCTGGGTACGGTCACCGGTGCGATGCTCACCAGCGCCGGCGTCGGCGCTCTACTGGGAGCCCCCCTGTTCGGCCTGATCGTGGGCGCGTCCGGCGGTTACCTGCTGCCGACAGCCGTCACGTTCGCGATCGTGACGATCGGCTCGATCGGCCAGGTGCTCCTGCCCCGCCGTCACCCGGCGAGCAGCCTGTCCTAA
- a CDS encoding S26 family signal peptidase encodes MNIVAALVPITGVLAAAAWVRRNLVMVRVTGFSMEPTYRCGDRVLVRRCRASAVRAGQVIVILPGKPLGGLPPIDDPFWVIKRVAAAPGDPVPRTRVSALSAVPEDVVPDDCLVVLGDNPAGTDSRQLGYYAGGNLLGAVVRPRPQHRPVSAASRASTAAR; translated from the coding sequence GTGAACATCGTCGCGGCGCTGGTACCGATCACTGGCGTGCTCGCCGCCGCGGCGTGGGTCCGGCGGAACCTGGTGATGGTCCGGGTCACCGGCTTCAGCATGGAGCCCACGTACCGCTGCGGCGACCGGGTTCTGGTGCGCCGCTGCCGCGCCTCCGCGGTCCGGGCCGGGCAGGTGATCGTGATCCTCCCGGGTAAACCGCTGGGCGGGCTGCCGCCCATCGACGACCCGTTCTGGGTCATCAAACGGGTCGCGGCCGCGCCGGGCGATCCCGTCCCCCGAACGCGAGTATCGGCGTTGAGTGCGGTACCGGAGGACGTGGTGCCCGACGACTGCCTGGTCGTCCTCGGCGACAATCCGGCGGGGACGGACTCGCGCCAACTCGGCTACTACGCCGGCGGCAACCTCCTCGGCGCCGTCGTGCGTCCGCGGCCACAGCATCGGCCGGTGAGTGCGGCGAGCAGGGCGTCGACAGCCGCGCGGTAG
- a CDS encoding oxygenase MpaB family protein, translated as MGNLSRRRVLTLGAALGLVGAVDPSRAWAWSSSNSIAAVDRVTDPWDVWDDATDPLVASLLKNGQIPAVNTAFDSWVKNSDALPGGLPAELTTYLQQHNALPSWADQKKLKLGAQFNKRLGTYMFLLYGLGSGIMSTVIPREARNVYYSAGGADMKSRAAKTFTYGYDLAAIDAFEPTGHFVVTSNKTRLTHAAVRHLLPQSPAWRAVTDDGARPISNGDILVTFHSLGTFVYTKLKSWGIRMSVAEEEAYLHQWQVGLHLLGVRDDFIPASWAAAKQQSSYALTPIMGPTPEGIKLAEILLGLVSEVDRGLTKGILNEFTRYVLSDKVGDWLKLPRDYAARGLIQTGWPAFVAFKEGLTPVMPNTFATFDQLLRGIAMLFLNNGTSPTYTPITIPTGNRPN; from the coding sequence ATGGGGAATCTCAGCAGGCGACGCGTTCTAACCCTCGGTGCTGCGCTGGGTCTGGTGGGCGCAGTCGACCCCTCCAGAGCCTGGGCCTGGTCGTCCAGCAACTCGATCGCCGCTGTCGACAGGGTCACCGACCCGTGGGACGTCTGGGACGACGCCACCGACCCGCTCGTCGCCTCGCTTCTGAAGAACGGTCAGATCCCGGCGGTCAACACGGCGTTCGACTCGTGGGTCAAGAACAGCGATGCGCTGCCCGGCGGCCTGCCCGCCGAACTCACCACCTACCTTCAGCAGCACAACGCACTGCCGTCGTGGGCCGACCAGAAGAAGCTGAAGCTCGGTGCCCAGTTCAACAAGCGCCTGGGCACGTACATGTTCCTGCTGTACGGCCTGGGAAGCGGAATCATGAGCACCGTGATTCCGCGAGAGGCCCGCAATGTTTACTACTCCGCGGGCGGCGCTGACATGAAGTCACGTGCGGCCAAGACCTTCACCTACGGCTACGACCTGGCCGCGATCGACGCCTTCGAGCCCACGGGCCACTTCGTGGTGACCTCTAACAAGACGCGTCTGACACACGCGGCGGTGCGGCACCTGCTACCGCAGTCACCAGCATGGCGGGCGGTCACCGACGACGGCGCGAGGCCGATCAGCAACGGTGACATCCTGGTCACTTTCCACAGCCTCGGTACCTTCGTGTACACCAAGCTGAAGTCCTGGGGCATCAGGATGTCGGTCGCGGAAGAGGAGGCCTACCTGCACCAGTGGCAGGTTGGGCTGCACCTGCTGGGCGTGCGGGACGACTTCATCCCCGCGAGCTGGGCCGCCGCGAAACAGCAGTCGTCCTACGCACTCACGCCGATCATGGGTCCGACGCCCGAAGGCATCAAGCTGGCCGAAATTCTGCTCGGACTCGTGAGCGAGGTCGACCGGGGTCTCACCAAGGGAATCCTCAACGAATTCACGCGCTATGTGCTCAGCGACAAGGTCGGCGACTGGCTGAAGCTGCCGCGTGATTACGCAGCACGCGGATTGATCCAAACCGGATGGCCGGCGTTCGTCGCATTCAAGGAAGGACTGACGCCGGTCATGCCGAATACCTTCGCCACGTTCGACCAGCTCTTACGCGGCATAGCGATGCTGTTCCTCAACAACGGCACCTCGCCGACGTACACCCCCATCACCATCCCGACAGGGAACCGGCCCAACTGA
- a CDS encoding TlpA disulfide reductase family protein → MPYLVAAVLALGVLGLLNLLLTVGVVRRLRQLAAAPGALPPGLHGAMPPVGSTVADFSTTTVDGMTVSRHDLDDGTLVGFFSPGCDPCVAAVPTFATAARTFPGGASRVIAVVAGTGEAGAAMVGELTPVARVVVEPPGAPGMASAFGVTTFPTATLVDADGRIRWSGPDAAALPVPVP, encoded by the coding sequence GTGCCCTATCTCGTCGCCGCCGTTCTCGCCCTGGGCGTGCTCGGTCTGCTCAACCTCCTGCTGACCGTCGGGGTCGTCCGCAGGCTCCGCCAACTCGCCGCCGCTCCGGGCGCGCTGCCCCCGGGCTTGCACGGCGCCATGCCGCCGGTCGGCAGCACGGTTGCGGACTTCTCCACCACCACGGTGGACGGCATGACGGTGTCGCGGCACGACCTGGACGACGGCACGCTGGTGGGCTTCTTCAGCCCGGGATGCGACCCGTGCGTCGCGGCCGTCCCGACGTTCGCCACGGCCGCTCGGACGTTCCCCGGCGGTGCGTCCCGGGTGATCGCCGTCGTCGCGGGCACCGGCGAGGCGGGTGCCGCCATGGTGGGTGAGCTGACGCCGGTGGCCCGAGTCGTGGTGGAGCCGCCCGGTGCACCGGGCATGGCGTCGGCGTTCGGGGTGACGACCTTCCCTACCGCGACGCTCGTCGACGCCGACGGACGGATTCGGTGGAGCGGCCCGGACGCCGCCGCCCTGCCCGTCCCGGTCCCGTGA
- a CDS encoding peptide chain release factor 3: protein MSDPDVVLEARRRRTFAVISHPDAGKSTLTEALALHADAITQAGAVHGKAGRRGVTSDWMEMERQRGISVTSAALRFTYRDTILNLVDTPGHADFSEDTYRVLTAVDCAIMLLDAAKGLEPQTLRLFDVCRHRGIPIVTFINKWDRPGQDALALLDAVEERLAIRPTPITWPIGLAGDLQGLIDRRREDEVVGFSRAAGGATAATARVLDPAAMSQNSAYRTAVEELDLLSSVGAEHEPEAFLAGKATPVYFGSAVSNIGVRHLLDGIIDLAPSPAPRPTVSGAPRPLDADFSGVVFKVQANMDRAHRDRIAFVRVCSGRFDRGMQVVHAATGRPFSTKYASALFGQERSTLETAYPGDVIGLVNATALRVGDTLCTGRAVAFPPLPAFAPEHFAVLRPQDLSRVKQFRRGVTQLDEEGVVQVLVSDRRGEQAPVLAAVGPMQFDVALHRLAHEFSAPGVLEPLTYQVARRTDAAGAPVLERAPGVEVFTRTRDGALLAVFPTPWRLASVSRDHPGVRLDPMLDNPR, encoded by the coding sequence GTGTCCGACCCGGACGTCGTTCTCGAAGCCCGCCGCCGGCGGACCTTCGCCGTGATCAGCCACCCCGACGCAGGCAAGTCCACCCTGACCGAGGCCCTCGCGCTGCACGCCGACGCGATCACCCAGGCCGGGGCGGTACACGGCAAAGCGGGCCGCCGGGGCGTCACGAGTGACTGGATGGAGATGGAGCGGCAGCGCGGCATCTCGGTCACCTCCGCCGCGTTGCGCTTCACCTACCGCGACACGATCCTGAATCTGGTCGACACTCCGGGCCACGCCGACTTCTCCGAGGACACCTACCGGGTACTCACGGCCGTGGATTGCGCGATCATGCTGCTGGACGCGGCCAAGGGCCTGGAACCTCAGACGCTGCGTCTGTTCGACGTCTGCCGCCACCGCGGCATTCCGATCGTGACGTTCATCAACAAGTGGGACCGCCCCGGGCAGGACGCGCTCGCGCTGCTCGACGCCGTGGAAGAGCGGCTAGCGATCCGGCCGACGCCGATCACCTGGCCCATTGGCCTCGCCGGCGACCTGCAAGGCCTCATCGACCGCCGCCGCGAGGACGAGGTCGTCGGGTTCTCCCGGGCCGCCGGTGGTGCCACCGCGGCCACCGCGCGCGTCCTCGACCCGGCTGCGATGAGTCAGAACAGTGCTTACCGCACGGCGGTCGAGGAACTGGACCTGCTCAGCAGCGTCGGCGCCGAGCACGAACCGGAGGCCTTCCTCGCCGGTAAGGCCACCCCGGTGTACTTCGGCAGCGCGGTTTCCAACATCGGAGTCCGGCACCTGCTCGACGGCATCATCGACCTCGCGCCCTCCCCCGCTCCGCGTCCGACCGTGAGCGGCGCCCCACGCCCGCTGGACGCGGACTTCTCCGGCGTGGTGTTCAAAGTCCAGGCCAACATGGACCGCGCGCACCGCGACCGCATCGCGTTCGTACGGGTCTGCTCCGGCCGCTTCGACCGCGGTATGCAAGTGGTGCACGCCGCCACCGGTCGACCGTTCAGCACGAAATACGCCAGCGCCCTGTTCGGTCAGGAGCGCTCCACGCTCGAGACGGCCTACCCCGGCGATGTCATCGGGCTGGTCAACGCCACCGCGCTGCGGGTCGGCGACACCCTCTGCACCGGCCGGGCCGTAGCCTTCCCGCCCCTGCCCGCCTTCGCGCCCGAGCACTTCGCGGTGCTCCGGCCGCAGGACCTCAGCCGAGTCAAGCAGTTCCGCCGCGGCGTCACCCAGCTCGACGAGGAAGGCGTCGTCCAGGTACTGGTCTCCGACCGACGTGGCGAACAGGCACCCGTGCTCGCCGCCGTCGGACCAATGCAGTTCGACGTCGCGCTGCACCGCCTGGCCCACGAGTTCTCCGCCCCCGGCGTCCTGGAACCACTGACTTACCAGGTGGCCCGCCGCACCGACGCCGCCGGTGCCCCGGTCCTGGAGCGGGCACCCGGAGTCGAGGTATTCACCCGGACCCGGGACGGCGCGCTGCTCGCCGTGTTTCCCACGCCCTGGCGGCTGGCCTCGGTAAGCCGGGATCACCCCGGCGTCCGGCTGGACCCCATGCTCGACAACCCGCGCTGA
- a CDS encoding ABC transporter ATP-binding protein → MTAPAVRTDALTKHYGRLPALEDLTIEVPPGEVFGFLGPNGAGKSTAIRLLLGLASPTSGRAWLFDVPAADVAVAHRRVAYVPADVALWPRLTGQEILHLLARTGPGIDTAYRDELLARFDVDLSKRADAYSTGNRQKIALVAAFATRAPLLILDEPTSGLDPLMEQQFRRTVDEARDRGQTVFLSSHQLAEVEAVCDRVGILRAGRLSEVATVPDLRRLHRSEVTLTYTGPAPRLDAVPGVDGVESLGEGRLRFALTGPPGPALHALADVDTVAVSIREPSLEEIFLDYYGRDSVSEVAR, encoded by the coding sequence ATGACTGCTCCCGCCGTGCGCACCGATGCCCTCACCAAGCACTACGGCCGCCTGCCCGCGCTCGAGGACCTGACGATCGAGGTCCCGCCGGGTGAGGTGTTCGGCTTCCTCGGCCCCAACGGCGCCGGAAAGTCCACCGCGATCCGGCTGCTACTCGGACTCGCCTCCCCGACCTCCGGCCGGGCGTGGCTGTTCGACGTCCCCGCCGCCGACGTGGCGGTCGCCCATCGGCGAGTGGCCTACGTACCGGCGGACGTCGCGTTGTGGCCGCGGCTGACCGGACAGGAGATCCTCCATCTGCTGGCCCGCACCGGCCCGGGCATCGACACCGCCTACCGCGACGAGCTGCTGGCGCGGTTCGACGTGGACCTGTCCAAGCGCGCCGACGCGTACTCCACGGGCAACCGGCAGAAGATCGCCTTGGTCGCGGCGTTCGCCACCCGCGCGCCGCTACTGATCCTCGACGAGCCGACCAGCGGCCTGGATCCGCTGATGGAGCAGCAGTTCCGCCGGACGGTGGACGAGGCCCGCGACCGTGGCCAGACGGTGTTCCTCAGCTCCCACCAGCTCGCCGAGGTCGAGGCCGTCTGCGACCGGGTCGGCATCCTGCGCGCCGGACGACTGTCCGAGGTTGCAACGGTGCCGGACCTGCGTCGGCTGCACCGCTCGGAGGTGACGCTCACCTACACCGGTCCAGCGCCCCGGCTGGACGCGGTGCCCGGCGTGGACGGCGTCGAATCACTCGGGGAGGGACGGTTGCGGTTCGCGCTGACCGGCCCTCCCGGGCCGGCGCTGCACGCGCTGGCCGACGTCGACACGGTCGCAGTGAGTATCCGCGAACCCAGCCTCGAGGAGATCTTCCTCGACTACTACGGCCGGGACTCCGTGAGCGAGGTGGCCCGGTGA
- a CDS encoding TetR/AcrR family transcriptional regulator: MTAGPTAGARPRNRKQLIVEAAGQVFSERGYHAASMEEIAAGVGISAAALYRHFPNKYALFAEAAHVMVDRLVAELDESPPDATLRDVLAAITRVTVRHRASGGLYRWEARYLGREDRLLLRSKFAHVVGRVTELVRRDYPLTDERLRATAALGAIGSITMHHTSIAQRRIEDMLLNAALSVAATDPAAAAPSVHSIELPAQPVPRTRRAEILAAAIPLFARDGFANVTNAQIAQAVGLAPSALYRHYAGKVDILVAACLQAAGLLAQAVERSLQQANDPRQAVVALAAAYVAYSFEHNTLNSVAEAEVAGLPADLQRPLILAQREHIAIWEEQLRTARPELDSRQARLLIHAGFGVVVEAGRALRWQDAPEHRDAVTSLVTSALML; the protein is encoded by the coding sequence GTGACCGCTGGGCCGACCGCGGGCGCCCGACCGCGCAACCGCAAGCAGCTCATCGTCGAGGCGGCCGGACAGGTGTTCAGCGAGCGGGGCTATCACGCGGCGTCCATGGAGGAGATCGCTGCAGGCGTGGGCATCAGCGCGGCAGCGCTGTACCGGCACTTCCCGAACAAGTACGCGCTGTTCGCCGAGGCTGCTCACGTCATGGTGGATCGGCTCGTCGCCGAGCTCGACGAGTCGCCGCCCGACGCGACGTTGAGGGATGTGCTTGCCGCCATCACCCGTGTCACGGTTCGCCACCGCGCGTCGGGTGGTCTGTATCGATGGGAGGCCCGGTACCTCGGACGCGAGGATCGCCTATTGCTTCGGTCCAAGTTCGCACACGTCGTCGGACGCGTGACCGAACTGGTGCGGCGCGATTACCCACTAACCGACGAACGCTTGCGGGCCACTGCAGCTCTCGGTGCCATCGGATCCATCACGATGCACCACACCTCGATCGCCCAACGCCGGATCGAGGACATGCTGCTGAACGCCGCCTTGAGCGTAGCCGCGACCGATCCGGCGGCAGCCGCGCCCAGTGTGCATTCGATCGAACTACCGGCTCAGCCCGTGCCGCGCACCCGACGTGCGGAGATCCTGGCAGCGGCCATTCCGTTGTTCGCCCGGGACGGGTTCGCGAACGTGACGAACGCACAGATCGCTCAGGCGGTGGGGCTCGCTCCGTCGGCTCTCTATCGACACTACGCCGGCAAGGTCGACATCTTGGTGGCCGCATGTTTGCAGGCGGCGGGATTGCTGGCCCAGGCCGTGGAACGGAGCCTTCAGCAGGCGAACGACCCGCGTCAGGCCGTGGTGGCTTTGGCCGCGGCGTACGTGGCCTATAGCTTCGAGCACAACACGCTAAACAGCGTCGCCGAGGCCGAGGTCGCCGGTCTACCGGCCGACTTGCAGCGGCCTTTGATCCTCGCCCAGCGCGAGCACATCGCCATCTGGGAGGAGCAGTTGCGGACAGCCCGCCCGGAGTTGGACTCGCGCCAGGCCCGGCTCCTGATACATGCGGGATTCGGTGTGGTGGTCGAGGCCGGGCGCGCCCTGCGTTGGCAGGACGCACCCGAGCACCGGGACGCCGTCACGTCCTTGGTGACCAGCGCCCTCATGCTGTAG
- a CDS encoding GerMN domain-containing protein: protein MRRRLSAAILVVVTALTLTGCGVPLDDEPRSARRTADSGASLPSASPGVQPGSATERICLVRDGALTPVIRRVRPPISADTHLRLLLQGPDAVEQNSGYTSALAATRLATGATQDGGIVTVDLGDQYREAGRTDDVLAFGQIVCTLTSRLAVGAVRFVQDGKPLPVPRGDASLTAGPLTIADYADLLVTE from the coding sequence ATGAGGCGACGGCTCTCCGCCGCGATTCTCGTCGTCGTGACAGCTCTGACGCTGACCGGCTGTGGCGTCCCGCTGGACGACGAGCCACGTTCCGCGCGCCGGACGGCAGACTCCGGCGCATCGCTCCCGAGCGCCTCGCCCGGGGTGCAGCCGGGTAGCGCCACCGAACGGATCTGCCTGGTGCGAGACGGCGCGCTCACCCCCGTGATCCGGCGGGTCCGGCCGCCGATCAGCGCGGACACCCACCTGCGCTTGCTGCTGCAGGGGCCGGACGCGGTCGAGCAGAACTCCGGCTACACCAGTGCCCTGGCCGCGACCAGGCTCGCCACCGGCGCCACCCAGGACGGCGGCATCGTCACCGTCGACCTCGGCGATCAGTACCGGGAGGCCGGCCGCACCGACGACGTACTGGCCTTCGGCCAGATCGTCTGCACCCTCACGTCCCGCCTCGCCGTGGGCGCGGTCCGGTTCGTCCAAGACGGGAAGCCACTGCCGGTGCCGCGCGGCGACGCCTCGCTCACGGCCGGGCCGCTGACGATCGCCGACTACGCCGACCTGCTCGTCACCGAGTAG